The nucleotide window GTTATGCCGATAAGTATCAAGGTGGTACCGGCGGAAAAGGAGATACATCGGGGTCGAAAGGGCCCGGGGGAATGGAGAATACGGATCGTGTCATTCCCGCTCCGATCGATGGGGAACTCTCTACGGAGATTCATCGCTTGGCAAAGGAAACGTTCCGTGCTCTCGGCTGTAGCGGCGTTTCCCGCATTGACTTCATGATTGACAAAAACGAAAATCAAGTGTATGTCAATGAGATCAACACGATCCCGGGGTCGCTTTCCTTTTATTTATGGGAACCGGCAGGCAAAGATTTCACCACGCTTATCCACGAGATGATTCAATTGGCGTTGAAGCGTGAACGAAACCGCGAGCGCTTAACATTCTCCATCGACACCAACCTTTTCGCCATGCAAGGTGGCGGAAAAGGTGGAAAACAAGGGAGTAAAAGATAAAAAGGAGAGGCTGCCCGCCATGTGCGCAAGGGCAGTCTCTTCTTTTTTTCCGGCTTAAAACAAACTGATGATAAAACCGATCACCACAATTAAACCGATAATCATTAAAATGGTTCGTATCATGATCAACACCGGTCCTTTCTAAGGGATTTGCTTAGTTACATCCTTCAAACCTATTTACAAAACATTATGCGACAAAAACGAAACGAAGGTGGGGGATATTCCTGGAAGGTTAATTCTCTCCTAGCATGAGAAGATAAAACCAATGGTTCAAAGGGATGATCTGGAGGCAACTGGGTCTTCAGGAAGGCGATCTGAGGACTCAAAAGGATGATCTGGAGGCAACTGAGTCCACAGGAAGGCGATCTGCGGACTCAAAAGGATGATCTGGAGGCAACTGAGTCCACAGGAAGGCGATCTGCGGACTCGAAAGGATACTCTGGAGGCAATTGAGTCTTCAGGAAGGCGATCTGCGGACTCAAAAGGGTGATCTGGAGGCAACTGAGTCCACAGGAAGGCGATCTGCGGACTCGAAAGGATGATCTGGAGGCAATTGAGTCCACAGGAAGGCGATCTGCGGACTCGAAAGGATGATCTGGAGGCAACTGAGTCCACAGGAAGGCGATCTGCGGACTCGAAAGGATGATCTGGAGGCAACTGAGTCCACAGGAAGGCGATCTGCGGACTCAAAAGGATGATCTGGAGGCAACTGAGTCTTCAGGAAGGCGATCTGCGGACTCAAAAGGGTGATCTGGAGGAAACTGAGTCTTCAGGAAGGCGATCTGCGGACTCAAAAGGGTGATCTGGAGGAAACTGAGTCTTCAGGAAGGCGATCTGCGGACTCAAAAGGATACTCTGGAGCCTAACTGGGTCCTCAAGCTCGTGTTTTGTGGGCTAATTTCCCGAACGCCAAATTAATCCGCAAATGTAAAAAACACGGTACGGTTTGACATCCTTTCATCTCTAATGGGGTGTCGCGAAGCGTCATGTTTGTTTTGGGAGCGTAAGAAATACGGTCTTAAAAAAGCTCGTCGTGCATCACAATTCTCAAAACGTTAATATCGTGTTATATCAATGTTTATGGCACTTCTCATTTATTTGGGGAGTGTGCTTTTTATTTGATTTAGGTACGAAAAAGGGTACGCCCATTTTCTGCATAATCATTAACCTTCTTACTTTGAACTGCTTGTAGTCGTTGCTCAAACTTCTGGTATGTTGACAGGTCAACTACATTTGGCGTATTTACATAGCCATGAGTTGTTTTTGTATCAGAATGAGTTAATGCACGCGAAATTTCTTCCATGGAAGCTCCGCCCTCATAAGCCAAGGTACTAAACGTATGTCTTAATTTAATGCTTTTTGGAGCAACAGCTTTTTTAGCCCCAATATTTTACTTCATTGGTTGGACAATTGTTTTACCGCTTGTTGCCCCGATAGCTTTGGCAATTTCATATTTGGGGAAGAGGAAGGAAAGTACCACTTGATTCGTTTTTCATTTAATACTAAGTATGAATTAAGTTCTTTAGTTAGGGACTGCTGAATAACGGAAAAAGACTGGCACATAAGCATTTTCCGTTGATGTTGTCAAAACTGGATGCAAGAAAATCTATCCTAAAAGCAGAAAACCCTTGCACGTCTGGCAACACACGGAGGGACGGTGCTGCAATGGCGAGACTCCAGCGGAAAAACGGACGCGTCAAGACCCCGAAGCGCCGGTTTTGCGCGAGGAGGCTTGACCGTTCGTCCGCGGAAAGCGAAGCCATGGAAGCGGCATCCCGGCTCCAACTAATATATGTAAGTTGTTCAGCAATCCCTAGTTAGGTTTATATTTATCACAAAAATACCAAGTTATCATAAAAATGACTTGGTATTTTTGTGAGCAAGTTATTTGTAATGATGTAAATGAATTTGGATGCCCTAGGCCAAAAAGAAGGCATCTTCATCTATTTTTCTCACCCTTTTGCATCGAACGAGCGTGGCTCCAATGAGCGCCAAAACGGGATAATACGACGATTTATCAGGAAAGGTGAAGCGATCCATTCGTACACGGACGAAAAGCTGCACGAGTTAGAAGCATGGATGAACGGGCTTCCACGAAAAATCTTAGGCTATGAAACACCTGATGATAGTTTTGCGCGAGCTTTATCCGGTGCGGGCTAGCCCGAACATGACTGGTTTAAAGCCCTTTTTTTACCGCTTATGAGCTAATTGTGCTGTTCCAAAATCCTTGCCACGTAACGGCTAAGGGTAAGGAGAAAATAAACTTTCCCCGTGCCTGTGCTGCTCGGCAGTGGTACCCGTTTGCTCGATCAATTAGGAGATGATTCTGTTCGGTTGGAAAGGACAAGGGTGATAGCGTCTCCTGATGTTACACATCTTACTTTCCGTATCATTAAGTAACGTCAGTATGTCTAGATGCCACATCTAAAAAAAATCACCATTTCCCACTTGCATTTTATCAGCGTGGATCATATAATATAACTTGTCAGCTTACAGTGCTAAGCGGTTGTGGCCCGTTGGTCAAGGGGTTAAGACACCGCCCTTTCACGGCGGTAACGCGGGTTCGAATCCCGCACGGGTCACCATTTATGTTTTGCAAATTGACCACTGAAGCTTTATACTGGAGGAGTAGCGAAGTTGGCCAAACGCGGCGGACTGTAAATCCGCTCTCTCTGAGTTCGGCGGTTCGAATCCGTCCTCCTCCACCATTTTTAAATATGCGGGAGTAGTTCAGTGGTAGAACACCACCTTGCCAAGGTGGGGGTCGCGGGTTCGAATCCCGTCTCCCGCTCCAAAAGCACATATTTTTGCGGGTGTAGTTTAGTGGTAAAACCTCAGCCTTCCAAGCTGATGATGTGGGTTCGATTCCCATCACCCGCTCCATACTAAGATAAGATAATGGCAAAACGTGTGGTTTTGCTTTTTTTAATGCATTTTTTAATCTTTTTCATCGACTGTTTTCCATGGTTTTTTTGTAACAATTCCCGTTCACTAACGACATATATGATGGATGTTTATATAGATGGACGGATATGGGACCTGAGATAAAGGTATAATGGAAAATGAAGCAGTTTTTTGATCACACATACCAAATTCAACCTGAATGCCTTCAGCTATGTTATAATGGAAAAGCTAACCTCTCGAGGTTTCTCGGTTTTAATTCCTATTGGGAGGACACGTAATGTTTGGCGAGGAGTTCATCACGTGGCTAACAAGAATCGTAGATATTTTGTTAGTGACGTTTGTCGTATATAAATTGATAACGATTGTGCGCGGGACGAGGGCAGTGCAATTGATTAAAGGGATTACGGTTATTTTGGCTGCCTGGTTTTTGAGCAGTCTTTTTGCCTTGCAGACGATGCAGTTTCTTATGAATCTCGTGGTTACATATGGCGTTTTGGCGATTATCATTATTTTTCAACCGGAGTTGAGGCGCGCACTTGAACAATTGGGGCGAGGCCGACTTTTCGGACGAGGACCGACACCTGAGGAAAAGAACTCCGTAAACACGATTGAAGCGTTATCGAAATCGCTTCAGTATATGGCCAAAAGAAGAATCGGCGCGCTGATTTCCATTGAAAATGAAACGGGGATGGATGATTATATCGAAACGGGAACGCCGGTAAGAGCGCAAATTTCTTCCGAATTGCTTATTAATATTTTCATTCCAAATGCGCCGCTTCATGACGGTGCTGTTATTATCCAAAACAATGTGCTAAGTGCTGCCGCTTGTTATTTGCCGCTTTCGGAAAATCCGTTTATCTCCAAAGAATTGGGTACGCGCCATCGCGCTGCCATCGGAGTGAGCGAAGTGACAGATGCGCTTACCATCATCGTATCCGAAGAGACAGGAGATATATCGGTGACGAAAAATAGCGAGATCCATCGTGATATTGACGATGAGCGGCTTCGCAGGATGCTGGAAAACGAGTTATTAAAAAATGTGAAAACACAATCCCGTTGGCAGTGGGGAGGACGTAAAAATGGATAAGCTCTTCAATAACCGGTGGTTTTTACGTTTCTTTTCCTTAGTAATCGCGACGATGCTTTTTTTGATGGTGAATATGGATGACATGGGTAGTCAACCGGGTGTTTTCCCGGTAACGAACTCCGAACAGCTAACCGTAGAAGATGTGGAATTGGGAGTATATTATGATGATGAGCAATATGCGATTGTTGAAATGGAAGATACAGTAGATATCCAGTTGTCAGGGACCCAAAGCGCGTTGAACCTTTTTCAAGTAACGAGTCCAAATTATGAAGTGTATGTGGACCTTGAAGATCTAGGTCCCGGCGTACACAATGTCAATGTTGAACACCGTGATTTTCCTGCCGGGGTTGATGTATCCACGGAACCGGAATCGGTACAGGTGACGTTGGAAGAACGGGAAATGACTACGTTGCCGGTAGAAATTGAATTCATGAATGAAAATGAATTGCCGGAAGGTTATACGCTCGGAGAACCTGAAGTAACTCCAGAAGAAGTAGAGGTGCAAGGAGCTTCCTCCCAATTGCAAGACATCGATTCATTGCAAGCGTATATTGATGTCGGAGGCGCAGAAGAAACGATCTATGAAACGGTGGAGGTAACGGTATACGGCCCTTACGGAGAGGTGTTGGATTTTGCCGTCGATCCAAATACGGTTGATGCCGTTGTCCCCATTACTCCCCCTTCGGAAGAAGTTCCACTGGAAGTGGAGACTGAAGGCACCCTTGACGAAGATGTGGAACTCGTTGATCTTTCCGTGGAGCCGGAGACTGCCACCATCTACGGGGATTTGGATATCATTAATGATATCTCCGCCGTTGAAGCAGGACCAATTGATTTAAGCGGGATTACGGAAAGCGAGACTATGGAGATGGATATTGACATGCCAGACGAGGTTAGATACATCCAACCTGAGACAGCTAACGTACAGGTGATCGTTGAAGACGCTGAAGTTGATGAAGCAGATGAAAATGAAGACGAAAACAACGAAGAAGAAACGGAAGAGCAAGACACCCAGACGTTGGACCTGCCATTACAGATGGACAATGTACCTGAAGAGGT belongs to Salicibibacter cibi and includes:
- a CDS encoding IS30 family transposase; translated protein: MNLDALGQKEGIFIYFSHPFASNERGSNERQNGIIRRFIRKGEAIHSYTDEKLHELEAWMNGLPRKILGYETPDDSFARALSGAG
- a CDS encoding CdaR family protein, coding for MDKLFNNRWFLRFFSLVIATMLFLMVNMDDMGSQPGVFPVTNSEQLTVEDVELGVYYDDEQYAIVEMEDTVDIQLSGTQSALNLFQVTSPNYEVYVDLEDLGPGVHNVNVEHRDFPAGVDVSTEPESVQVTLEEREMTTLPVEIEFMNENELPEGYTLGEPEVTPEEVEVQGASSQLQDIDSLQAYIDVGGAEETIYETVEVTVYGPYGEVLDFAVDPNTVDAVVPITPPSEEVPLEVETEGTLDEDVELVDLSVEPETATIYGDLDIINDISAVEAGPIDLSGITESETMEMDIDMPDEVRYIQPETANVQVIVEDAEVDEADENEDENNEEETEEQDTQTLDLPLQMDNVPEEVQVTDTEEELLNVTVEGDEEELDDLSEEDVRLYIDFDELDDENLDEGDEASYEMQLEVEGPSNFMYEPEMESVEVEITNPEDSE
- the cdaA gene encoding diadenylate cyclase CdaA, producing the protein MFGEEFITWLTRIVDILLVTFVVYKLITIVRGTRAVQLIKGITVILAAWFLSSLFALQTMQFLMNLVVTYGVLAIIIIFQPELRRALEQLGRGRLFGRGPTPEEKNSVNTIEALSKSLQYMAKRRIGALISIENETGMDDYIETGTPVRAQISSELLINIFIPNAPLHDGAVIIQNNVLSAAACYLPLSENPFISKELGTRHRAAIGVSEVTDALTIIVSEETGDISVTKNSEIHRDIDDERLRRMLENELLKNVKTQSRWQWGGRKNG